One Deltaproteobacteria bacterium DNA window includes the following coding sequences:
- the rimM gene encoding 16S rRNA processing protein RimM: protein MKHDIHTSSPERLIPLGEIVGTHGVRGLLRFHPYEPSASPPPTGHPLYVASPAIAASDLDATRARAIVLEDARRHGNVVLMRVAGIDSIEGAATLVGLVLAIPEAALPSTAPGEVYVYQLAGLDVFTSAGERLGTIERSFSNGANEVLVVHDGARELLIPMIADVVRTIDLPGHRMVIEPIPGLLDS from the coding sequence ATGAAGCACGATATCCACACATCGTCGCCGGAGCGGCTGATTCCGCTCGGCGAAATCGTCGGGACGCACGGCGTCCGCGGTTTGCTTCGGTTCCATCCCTACGAGCCTTCCGCTAGTCCGCCGCCGACCGGACACCCGCTCTACGTCGCGTCCCCTGCGATAGCGGCGAGCGACCTGGACGCGACGCGGGCGCGAGCGATCGTCCTCGAGGACGCACGCCGTCACGGCAACGTCGTCCTGATGCGCGTCGCCGGCATCGACAGCATCGAGGGCGCGGCGACCCTGGTGGGGCTCGTCCTCGCGATCCCCGAGGCCGCCCTCCCCTCGACCGCCCCGGGCGAGGTGTACGTCTACCAGCTCGCCGGCCTCGACGTATTCACCAGCGCGGGCGAACGGCTCGGCACGATCGAACGCTCGTTCTCGAACGGAGCGAACGAGGTCCTCGTGGTCCACGACGGCGCGCGCGAGCTGCTGATCCCTATGATCGCCGACGTCGTCCGGACGATCGACCTCCCTGGACACCGGATGGTCATCGAGCCCATCCCGGGTCTCCTCGACTCCTGA
- the trmD gene encoding tRNA (guanosine(37)-N1)-methyltransferase TrmD, whose protein sequence is MRVHVVTIFPEFFVSPLAVGIPKRAREAGVLHVSLVDLREYTHDRHRTTDDTPYGGGHGMVMKVAPIVEALDAIATAAPNARRVLLSPRGPALDHRKVVSLARVEDLVLVCGRYEGVDERVRDFVDEDLSIGDYVLSGGEPAALAVIDAVVRQLPGALGNFASAASESFVDDRLEYPQYTRPEVFRGRAVPTVLLSGDHAAIADWRARASHEVTARTRPDLLTRGATRSG, encoded by the coding sequence ATGCGTGTCCACGTCGTCACGATCTTCCCCGAGTTCTTCGTCTCGCCCCTTGCCGTGGGGATCCCGAAGCGCGCGCGTGAGGCCGGCGTGCTGCACGTGTCTTTGGTGGACCTCCGCGAGTACACGCACGACCGTCACCGCACGACCGACGACACGCCCTACGGCGGCGGCCACGGCATGGTGATGAAGGTGGCGCCGATCGTGGAGGCTCTCGACGCGATCGCGACCGCAGCGCCGAACGCCCGTCGGGTGCTGCTGTCCCCGCGCGGGCCCGCCCTCGACCACCGCAAGGTCGTGAGCCTCGCGCGCGTCGAGGACCTCGTTCTCGTGTGCGGCCGATACGAAGGGGTCGACGAGCGCGTCCGCGATTTTGTCGACGAGGATCTGTCGATCGGCGACTACGTGCTCTCGGGCGGTGAGCCCGCGGCACTCGCGGTGATCGACGCCGTCGTCCGGCAGCTCCCCGGTGCGCTCGGGAATTTCGCGTCGGCCGCCTCCGAGTCCTTCGTCGACGATCGGCTGGAGTACCCGCAATACACACGGCCCGAGGTATTCCGCGGCCGCGCCGTCCCGACCGTACTGCTGTCCGGCGATCACGCCGCCATCGCCGACTGGCGTGCCCGGGCATCGCACGAGGTCACGGCACGGACCCGTCCCGACCTGCTCACGCGCGGCGCGACGAGGAGCGGGTGA
- a CDS encoding RNA methyltransferase has translation MAPLYAALLHYPVYDKNRQVVTTAVTHMDIHDIARSACTFGIRRFYVVTPVRALRELSARILAHWGSGWGASYNETRKDALSLVGLTEDLDQTIVDVERDAGRPPVLLVTSARTERPTIGWPGVRRLRAESERPLLVLFGTGWGLTEEVIGRADHQLPAVLGTGEYNHLSVRSAAAIILDRMCGRQEESEEAHP, from the coding sequence GTGGCCCCCCTCTACGCCGCGCTGCTGCACTACCCCGTGTACGACAAGAACCGTCAGGTCGTGACGACGGCGGTCACCCACATGGACATCCACGACATCGCCCGCAGCGCGTGCACCTTCGGAATCCGCCGCTTCTACGTAGTGACGCCGGTCCGCGCGCTCCGGGAGCTGTCGGCTCGAATCCTCGCTCACTGGGGCTCCGGATGGGGTGCGAGCTACAACGAGACCCGCAAGGACGCGCTCTCCCTGGTGGGCCTCACCGAGGACCTGGACCAGACGATCGTCGACGTCGAGCGCGACGCCGGGCGGCCGCCCGTGCTGCTCGTCACCTCGGCGCGGACGGAGCGTCCGACGATCGGTTGGCCGGGGGTCCGCCGACTCCGAGCCGAATCCGAACGCCCCCTTCTGGTCCTGTTCGGGACCGGTTGGGGTCTCACCGAAGAAGTGATAGGTCGCGCCGACCACCAGCTGCCTGCCGTCTTGGGTACGGGAGAGTACAACCATCTCTCCGTCCGCAGCGCGGCGGCCATCATCCTCGATCGGATGTGTGGACGGCAGGAAGAATCAGAGGAGGCACACCCATGA
- the rplS gene encoding 50S ribosomal protein L19: MNIIESIEQQQLKEGQPAFRPGDALRIHVRIVEGDKERIQLFEGVCIRRSGGSIRETFTVRKTSYGVGVERTFPLHSPRVDKIEVVSYGKVRRAKLYYLRELSGKAARIEEDTSARTTKNG; encoded by the coding sequence ATGAACATCATCGAAAGCATCGAGCAGCAGCAGCTGAAAGAGGGCCAGCCGGCGTTCCGCCCGGGCGACGCCCTTCGCATCCACGTCCGCATCGTCGAGGGCGACAAGGAGCGCATCCAGCTCTTCGAGGGCGTCTGCATCCGCCGCAGCGGCGGCAGCATCCGCGAGACCTTCACCGTGCGCAAGACGTCCTACGGCGTCGGCGTGGAGCGGACCTTCCCGCTGCACTCGCCGCGCGTCGACAAGATCGAGGTGGTCTCCTACGGCAAGGTGCGGCGGGCGAAGCTCTATTACCTGCGCGAGCTCTCCGGCAAGGCCGCCCGCATCGAAGAGGACACGTCGGCCCGCACTACCAAGAACGGTTAG
- a CDS encoding polymer-forming cytoskeletal protein, with translation MGERWQPRRSVPPKPAAPRPLPARAPEADFIGFREVRTVLDQGTQVNGKLSFTAPTRIEGRLRGEVRATDLLEVGLSGVVHGSVWAKVLVVAGEIRGRVLGAERVEIQPGARVHGLVEARTLVVAEGALLDGDVRMMMHEDGIAELDEPARG, from the coding sequence GTGGGGGAGCGTTGGCAGCCGCGGCGGAGCGTGCCGCCGAAGCCGGCCGCGCCGCGTCCGCTGCCGGCGCGCGCGCCCGAGGCGGACTTCATCGGTTTTCGCGAAGTGCGGACCGTTCTCGACCAGGGGACGCAGGTCAACGGGAAGCTGAGCTTCACCGCCCCTACCCGCATCGAGGGGCGTCTACGCGGCGAGGTGCGGGCGACCGATCTCCTCGAGGTCGGCCTTTCCGGCGTGGTCCACGGCTCGGTCTGGGCCAAGGTCCTCGTCGTTGCCGGTGAGATCCGGGGCCGGGTTCTCGGCGCCGAGCGGGTGGAGATCCAACCCGGAGCGCGTGTCCACGGACTGGTCGAGGCCCGGACGCTGGTGGTCGCGGAGGGCGCGCTTCTGGACGGCGACGTCCGGATGATGATGCACGAGGACGGCATCGCCGAATTGGACGAGCCCGCACGCGGCTGA
- a CDS encoding dipeptide ABC transporter ATP-binding protein, with protein sequence MSAPNDRSAAAPLVEARSLTKHYPVAGGLFAREKLVVRALDGVDLDLRAGETLGVVGESGCGKSTLGRCLLRLVEPTAGEVRFDGRDVLAVPAAELRRMRRAMQIIFQDPYASLNPRMRVGAIVAEGIEVHGLAEGAEKRRRVEELLRQVGLGPEHADRFPHEFSGGQRQRIGIARALAVGPRFIVADEPVSALDLSIQAQVLNLLMDLQEQMGLAYLFISHDLRVVEHISHRVAVMYLGRIVERAPRASLYANPRHPYTRALLAAVPVADPRHRPTRTPLQGDVPSPLKPPSGCPFHPRCPYAEPRCRTDVPALVEGAGGHAVACHVFPAPTE encoded by the coding sequence ATGAGCGCGCCGAACGATCGCAGCGCCGCGGCCCCGCTCGTCGAGGCGCGGAGCCTGACCAAGCACTACCCCGTGGCCGGCGGTCTCTTCGCGCGCGAGAAGCTCGTCGTGCGGGCGCTCGACGGCGTGGATCTCGACCTTCGCGCGGGCGAGACCCTCGGGGTCGTCGGCGAGTCGGGGTGCGGCAAGTCGACGCTCGGGCGGTGCTTGTTGCGGTTGGTCGAGCCCACCGCCGGTGAGGTACGGTTCGACGGTCGTGACGTGTTGGCGGTTCCGGCGGCGGAGCTCCGCCGCATGCGGCGCGCGATGCAGATCATCTTCCAGGATCCCTATGCGTCGTTGAATCCGCGCATGCGGGTGGGAGCCATCGTCGCCGAGGGCATCGAGGTCCACGGGCTCGCGGAAGGAGCGGAGAAGCGTCGCCGCGTCGAGGAGCTGCTCCGCCAGGTCGGCCTCGGACCCGAGCACGCGGATCGCTTCCCGCACGAGTTCAGCGGCGGACAGCGCCAGCGGATCGGCATCGCGCGGGCGCTCGCCGTCGGGCCGCGTTTCATCGTCGCCGACGAGCCGGTGTCGGCCCTCGACCTCTCCATCCAGGCCCAGGTCTTGAACTTGCTCATGGACCTGCAGGAGCAAATGGGGCTCGCCTACCTCTTCATCTCGCACGACCTGCGGGTGGTCGAGCACATCAGCCATCGCGTCGCCGTCATGTATCTCGGCCGTATCGTGGAGCGTGCGCCGCGTGCTTCGCTGTACGCGAATCCGCGCCATCCCTACACGCGTGCGCTGCTGGCGGCCGTGCCCGTCGCCGACCCGCGCCATCGGCCGACGCGAACGCCGCTCCAGGGCGACGTGCCGAGCCCGCTCAAGCCGCCGAGCGGATGCCCCTTCCACCCGCGATGTCCGTATGCGGAACCGCGCTGTCGCACCGACGTGCCGGCGCTCGTCGAGGGCGCCGGCGGACACGCGGTCGCATGTCACGTCTTCCCCGCGCCGACGGAATGA
- a CDS encoding ABC transporter ATP-binding protein — translation MTELRMPLLDVKDLHTHFEAEEGIGRAVDGVSFAVDAGRTLGILGESGCGKSVTALSILRLVSPPGRVVSGEVLYRGEDLLRRSEREMRAIRGGEIAMIFQEPMTSLNPVFTIGNQIGEAIRLHQSLDRSAVRARVVEALRTVEIPEPERRAKSYPHELSGGMRQRAMIAMALACEPSLLIADEPTTALDVTIQAQILELLRGLRDSLGMAMILITHDLGIVAEQADDVAVMYAGRVVEYASAVEVFERPLHPYTVALMHAGGQRDGTPRRRLEALPGAVPSLFRRPSGCRFRDRCPRAVAECAEIDPPLEEKAPDHTAACIRV, via the coding sequence ATGACAGAATTGCGCATGCCCTTGCTCGACGTGAAGGATCTACACACCCATTTCGAGGCCGAGGAGGGGATCGGGCGGGCCGTCGACGGCGTGAGCTTCGCGGTGGACGCCGGCCGCACGCTCGGGATCCTCGGAGAATCGGGGTGCGGCAAGAGCGTCACCGCCCTCTCGATTCTGCGGCTCGTGAGTCCGCCGGGACGTGTGGTGTCCGGCGAGGTGCTGTATCGCGGCGAGGACCTCCTGCGCCGTTCCGAGCGCGAGATGCGCGCGATCCGCGGCGGCGAGATCGCCATGATCTTCCAGGAGCCCATGACCTCGCTGAACCCCGTCTTCACGATCGGCAACCAGATCGGCGAGGCGATCCGGCTCCACCAGAGCCTCGATCGCTCCGCTGTTCGCGCGCGCGTCGTCGAAGCGCTCCGCACGGTCGAGATTCCGGAGCCCGAACGGCGCGCCAAGAGCTATCCGCACGAGCTCTCCGGCGGGATGCGGCAGCGGGCCATGATCGCGATGGCGCTGGCGTGCGAACCGAGCCTCCTCATCGCGGACGAGCCGACGACCGCCCTCGACGTGACGATCCAGGCGCAGATCCTCGAGCTCCTGCGCGGGCTCCGCGACTCGCTCGGCATGGCGATGATCCTCATCACGCACGATCTCGGGATCGTCGCGGAGCAGGCGGACGACGTGGCCGTCATGTACGCCGGACGGGTCGTCGAGTACGCGTCGGCGGTGGAGGTGTTCGAGCGCCCGCTGCATCCGTATACGGTCGCGTTGATGCATGCCGGCGGTCAGCGCGACGGGACGCCGCGGCGGCGCCTGGAAGCGCTTCCGGGCGCGGTGCCGAGCCTCTTCCGGCGGCCGAGCGGCTGCCGGTTCCGCGACCGCTGTCCACGCGCCGTCGCCGAGTGCGCCGAGATCGATCCGCCCCTCGAGGAGAAAGCGCCGGATCACACGGCGGCGTGCATTCGCGTATGA
- a CDS encoding ABC transporter permease: protein MSWPVRVSVALLGLFYGVALFAPFVAPYDHAEQNRGFPNCPPSRLRLNAPGRWASEGMLYTRAYVLAPGPGRRYTESTERIPLAWLARGSLLTTRDPSARMFLLGTDGLGRDLFSRVVFGSRISLTVGLLGVVISFAIGLTVGAVAGYVGGRLDDVVMRGTEVLMSLPSFYFLLALAAVIPPSLSSAQTFLMIVVIMSFIRWAGFARIIRGMVCSIRELDYVQSARALGASRARIILRHVVPSTFGYTIVAATLSIPGFILGESALSLLGLGIQEPDASWGNLLADAQNVQSIAQFPWILSPGVFIFLTIMAFNFLGDYLRDTLDPRSVGAGG from the coding sequence ATGAGTTGGCCGGTCCGCGTGAGTGTCGCGCTGCTCGGGCTCTTCTACGGCGTGGCGCTGTTCGCGCCCTTCGTCGCCCCCTACGACCACGCCGAGCAGAATAGGGGCTTCCCGAACTGTCCGCCGTCGCGGCTACGCCTCAACGCTCCGGGACGCTGGGCGAGCGAGGGCATGCTCTATACGCGCGCCTACGTGCTCGCGCCGGGTCCGGGACGGCGGTACACCGAATCGACCGAGCGGATTCCGCTCGCATGGCTCGCTCGCGGCAGCCTGCTCACGACCCGGGATCCGTCCGCGCGGATGTTCCTGCTCGGGACCGATGGCCTCGGGCGCGACCTCTTCTCACGGGTCGTCTTCGGGAGCCGTATCAGCTTGACCGTGGGGCTCCTCGGGGTCGTGATCAGCTTCGCGATCGGCCTCACGGTGGGGGCCGTCGCGGGGTACGTCGGCGGCCGGCTCGACGACGTCGTCATGCGCGGCACCGAGGTGCTCATGTCGCTGCCGTCCTTCTATTTTCTGCTGGCGCTCGCGGCGGTCATCCCGCCGTCGCTCAGCTCGGCGCAGACGTTCCTGATGATCGTCGTCATCATGAGCTTCATCCGCTGGGCCGGATTCGCGCGCATCATCCGGGGGATGGTGTGCTCCATCCGCGAGCTCGATTACGTCCAGAGCGCGCGGGCGCTCGGCGCCAGCCGGGCGCGCATCATCCTGCGCCACGTCGTCCCGTCGACGTTCGGCTACACGATCGTCGCGGCGACCCTGAGCATCCCGGGCTTCATCCTCGGCGAGAGCGCGTTGTCGCTGCTCGGGCTCGGCATCCAGGAGCCCGACGCGAGCTGGGGGAACCTGTTGGCCGACGCGCAGAACGTGCAGAGCATCGCGCAGTTCCCGTGGATCTTGTCGCCGGGCGTGTTCATCTTCCTGACGATCATGGCGTTCAACTTCCTCGGCGACTATCTCCGCGACACGCTCGACCCGCGGAGCGTCGGAGCCGGCGGATGA
- a CDS encoding ABC transporter permease produces MLRFVLHRMVQMVPLLIGITFLSFVVVDLAPGDFFDTLSMNPSISPEMVREMKQEFGYGQPLPVRYGRWLWRVAHLDLGMSVAYRVGVLELIESRAMNTVILAVASMIFTWALAIPIGIVVALRRGTLLDRSLSFVAFFGMSVPSFFLSFLLMYLALETGWFPVGGTTSLDYPILSPLEKIGDRLAHLVLPVLVLGTGGMASLMRLMRSQLLEIQSADYVRTARAKGVPEWIVVSKHILRNALNPFVTLAGYELGTLLGGAALVEAVMNLQGLGTLMLDAVRSLDLYLVMGSVLMSSVLLLLGNLFADVALTLVDPRIDFSHLEAVR; encoded by the coding sequence ATGCTGAGGTTCGTCCTGCATCGGATGGTTCAGATGGTCCCGTTGCTGATCGGGATCACGTTCCTGTCGTTCGTGGTGGTCGATCTCGCTCCCGGCGACTTCTTCGACACCTTGAGCATGAACCCGTCGATCTCGCCGGAGATGGTCCGCGAGATGAAGCAAGAGTTCGGCTACGGACAACCGCTTCCGGTGCGCTACGGGCGCTGGCTCTGGCGGGTTGCGCACCTCGACCTCGGCATGTCGGTTGCCTATCGGGTCGGCGTGCTCGAGCTCATCGAGAGCCGGGCCATGAACACGGTCATCCTGGCGGTCGCCAGCATGATCTTCACGTGGGCGCTGGCGATCCCGATCGGCATCGTCGTGGCGCTCCGGCGCGGGACGTTGCTGGATCGCTCGCTCTCGTTCGTGGCGTTCTTCGGGATGTCCGTGCCGAGCTTCTTTCTCTCGTTCCTGCTGATGTACCTGGCGCTCGAGACGGGCTGGTTTCCGGTCGGTGGGACGACGTCGCTCGACTATCCGATCTTGTCGCCGCTCGAGAAGATCGGCGATCGCCTCGCGCATCTCGTGCTGCCCGTCCTCGTGCTCGGGACCGGCGGGATGGCGAGCCTGATGCGGCTCATGCGCAGCCAGCTCCTCGAGATCCAGAGCGCGGACTACGTGCGGACCGCGCGCGCCAAGGGCGTCCCCGAGTGGATCGTCGTTTCGAAGCACATCCTGCGGAACGCGCTGAACCCCTTCGTGACGCTCGCCGGCTACGAGCTCGGGACGCTGCTCGGTGGCGCCGCGCTCGTCGAGGCGGTGATGAATCTCCAGGGTCTCGGGACCTTGATGCTCGACGCGGTGCGGTCTCTCGACCTGTATCTCGTGATGGGTTCGGTGCTGATGAGCTCCGTCCTCCTCCTGCTCGGAAATCTGTTCGCAGACGTGGCGCTCACGCTGGTCGATCCGCGCATCGACTTCTCGCATCTCGAGGCGGTGCGCTGA
- a CDS encoding ABC transporter substrate-binding protein has translation MKRGFALAACVAVALVGTAACRKSGEERLRRGDRLVTATISDPKTFNPLLSVDAASTEAVGDVFEGLVRLNPKTKLPEPVLATLWEHDEAGTTWTFHLREGVTWHDGAPFTADDVAFSFDAVFDPRVPNSAKHVLMVGGQPMRTEVVDPHTIKVMMAEPFAPLLNSVGFDILPKHLLGQALKDGTFTQTWGIDTPPEKIVGTGSYRLVRYVPAQLLQYARNPTYWMRDEAGGALPRLAERTTLIVPDQNTMYLKFLDRQLHMYSPRPEEIDDLRARTEELEIALDKIGLDTGMLFVSFNRNPAHYVKDGKADPRLAWFTDSKFVRAVAHSLDKRSMIQNTYFGYGEPAVSAISPENTAFYNPNLTPYEYDLDTARRLLDEGGYRDRDGDGVREDAQGHPLEFELSTNAGNQVRERLCSILKEDWTKLGIKVNYRPLDFATLVEKLSTNFDWDAMVMGFTGGVEPHASSNLLRSSGNLHMWQPNQRTPATPWEAEIDRELAAGARELDPQKRVTHYWKIQEILHRELPMIQLVRQQRFIAAKSYLVDFVPTVWGVYQPERIAIRP, from the coding sequence ATGAAGCGAGGATTCGCGTTGGCCGCGTGCGTCGCGGTCGCCCTCGTCGGGACGGCGGCATGCCGCAAGAGCGGTGAGGAGCGCCTTCGCAGGGGCGATCGTCTGGTCACGGCGACGATCAGCGATCCGAAGACCTTCAACCCGTTGCTGTCCGTGGACGCCGCGTCCACGGAGGCGGTCGGCGACGTGTTCGAGGGGCTCGTGCGCCTGAACCCGAAGACCAAGCTCCCCGAGCCGGTGCTCGCCACTTTGTGGGAGCACGACGAAGCCGGGACGACGTGGACCTTCCATCTGCGCGAGGGCGTCACCTGGCACGATGGTGCCCCCTTCACGGCGGACGACGTCGCGTTCTCCTTCGATGCGGTGTTCGACCCGAGGGTGCCGAACAGCGCGAAGCACGTCCTCATGGTCGGCGGCCAGCCGATGCGGACGGAGGTCGTCGACCCGCACACCATCAAGGTCATGATGGCGGAGCCGTTCGCGCCGCTCCTGAACAGCGTCGGCTTCGACATCCTGCCGAAGCACCTCCTCGGACAGGCGCTGAAGGACGGCACGTTCACGCAGACCTGGGGTATCGACACACCACCCGAGAAGATCGTCGGCACCGGGTCGTATCGGCTCGTGCGCTACGTCCCGGCGCAGCTCCTGCAGTACGCACGCAACCCGACGTACTGGATGCGCGACGAGGCGGGCGGCGCGCTGCCGCGCCTCGCCGAGCGCACTACCCTGATCGTCCCGGACCAGAACACGATGTACCTGAAGTTCCTGGACCGACAGCTGCACATGTACTCGCCGCGTCCGGAGGAGATCGACGATCTCCGCGCGCGCACCGAGGAGCTCGAGATCGCCCTCGACAAGATCGGCCTCGACACGGGCATGTTGTTCGTGAGCTTCAATCGCAACCCGGCCCACTACGTGAAGGACGGGAAGGCCGATCCCCGGCTCGCCTGGTTCACCGACTCGAAGTTCGTCCGGGCCGTCGCTCACAGCCTCGACAAGCGGAGCATGATCCAGAACACCTACTTCGGGTACGGCGAACCCGCCGTCTCGGCGATCTCCCCGGAGAACACCGCCTTCTACAACCCGAACCTGACGCCGTACGAGTACGATCTCGACACGGCCCGACGCCTGCTCGACGAGGGCGGCTATCGCGATCGCGACGGCGACGGCGTCCGCGAGGACGCGCAGGGCCACCCGCTCGAGTTCGAGCTCTCCACCAACGCCGGCAACCAGGTGCGGGAGCGGTTGTGCTCGATCCTGAAGGAGGACTGGACGAAGCTCGGCATCAAGGTGAACTATCGTCCGCTCGATTTCGCGACGCTCGTCGAGAAGCTTTCGACGAACTTCGACTGGGACGCAATGGTCATGGGATTCACCGGAGGCGTCGAGCCGCACGCGAGCTCGAACCTCCTGCGCTCGTCGGGGAACCTCCACATGTGGCAACCGAACCAGCGGACGCCGGCGACGCCATGGGAGGCCGAGATCGATCGCGAGCTCGCGGCCGGCGCCCGCGAACTCGACCCGCAGAAGCGTGTGACGCACTACTGGAAGATCCAGGAGATCCTCCACCGTGAGCTGCCGATGATCCAGCTCGTGCGCCAGCAGCGCTTCATCGCGGCGAAGTCGTATCTCGTGGACTTCGTGCCGACCGTGTGGGGCGTATACCAGCCGGAACGGATCGCCATCCGCCCCTGA
- a CDS encoding DUF4292 domain-containing protein, protein MAVVALVAAACQPGKLRPRLPAATPSAEQCLAALAVRRAAVRSIRGFAQIAYETGEDNVGARHAVLVRNPDHFRLEVLSPFGALAVIASDARELVVYARREAKIYRGPATAASVGAYTQVPIGVADVTSVLLGMPPERRPTGVVSVARDEAVGAFKVVMPVAEGRALVWLQPETLAPVAGETPLGGGVTLRVAFGAYEAIGSVRFPHAIDMRAEPGDRVVRVRYASPSINTEIADNLFSFPPRPGLEELVIDQYAAEGG, encoded by the coding sequence ATGGCGGTCGTCGCGCTCGTCGCGGCGGCGTGCCAGCCGGGAAAGCTGCGACCGCGATTGCCGGCGGCAACGCCCTCGGCGGAGCAATGCCTCGCGGCGCTCGCGGTGCGGCGGGCCGCCGTCCGGTCGATCCGCGGCTTCGCGCAGATCGCATACGAGACGGGCGAGGACAACGTCGGCGCCCGGCACGCGGTCCTGGTGCGCAACCCCGACCACTTCCGGCTCGAGGTGCTGTCGCCGTTCGGAGCGCTGGCGGTGATCGCGAGCGACGCCCGCGAGCTCGTCGTGTACGCGCGCCGGGAAGCGAAGATCTACCGCGGTCCCGCGACCGCGGCGAGCGTCGGGGCGTACACGCAGGTGCCGATCGGCGTCGCGGACGTGACATCGGTATTGCTCGGAATGCCGCCGGAGCGCCGGCCGACCGGAGTCGTCTCCGTAGCGCGCGACGAGGCGGTCGGGGCGTTCAAGGTGGTCATGCCGGTCGCCGAGGGGCGCGCGCTGGTGTGGTTGCAGCCCGAGACGCTCGCGCCGGTCGCGGGTGAGACGCCGCTCGGGGGCGGCGTGACGCTACGGGTCGCGTTCGGAGCGTACGAGGCGATCGGCTCGGTGCGGTTTCCGCACGCGATCGACATGCGAGCCGAGCCCGGCGACCGCGTCGTGCGCGTACGCTACGCCTCGCCCTCGATCAACACCGAGATCGCGGACAACTTGTTCAGCTTCCCGCCGCGCCCGGGGCTCGAGGAGCTGGTGATCGACCAGTACGCCGCGGAGGGTGGATGA